The Rickettsia endosymbiont of Gonocerus acuteangulatus nucleotide sequence CTTTAATAGGGGCATAATAATATTTCCCCAGAGAGTCAACATGTTGCATAATTTTGTGTGTAGAATACCATGTGTCAAAAAGTACTGTTTGAAAAGGAATCTTCTTGCTATAAACAGCATTATTTAACATGTTTAATAGGTGTTCTAGTTTTGTTGCTCCATCATGATCAGGTGCAAAAATTCGATAATCTATTACCCAAAACTTATTAATATCAGGGTTATAATATACCAGACTCACTACTCCTATACCTTTAGTAACTCTACCTGTAGCTCCACTGTACTGCAATCTTGCAATTTCTATTTGCTTCGTATTCCTTTTATTTAAAACCGTATCATCAAATATTGTATATCCATTAGATGAAAAAATAACATCATTCTTGATGTGTTCCCATAACAAAGAAGGTGTATATTTTTCATTCCTTAAAAATCTATTAATAACATCATGACTACATTTCTTTGCATATTCAGCGTAGTAGGTTAAACTATAATTCTTTTGGCTAACTATTGTCATTGTCAAATAAAAGTAATCCCCGCCGCAAGCAGCGGGGTATTTTAGAAGAAAGCTAGCTGATGATCCTCATGCAGTTTCTGATATTCCTTGCCTTGGTTTTTTA carries:
- a CDS encoding transposase — protein: MTIVSQKNYSLTYYAEYAKKCSHDVINRFLRNEKYTPSLLWEHIKNDVIFSSNGYTIFDDTVLNKRNTKQIEIARLQYSGATGRVTKGIGVVSLVYYNPDINKFWVIDYRIFAPDHDGATKLEHLLNMLNNAVYSKKIPFQTVLFDTWYSTHKIMQHVDSLGKYYYAPIKANRNVSKTHDSKPYKAVKELTFSDEEIRHGVEIHIKGFAKNKHVNLFKFTVPTNRVEYVVTNNKTHKSSKAAQDECGFRWVIESMHREIKQLTGIERCQCRKQRIQRNHISCAFLVWAFLKRTANTIGKTVYQIKLGLLDDYMQQQLRSPSLRYLEPNIA